The Candidatus Neomarinimicrobiota bacterium genomic interval GGGCTGACGGCATAGTTTATCAGACCGAGCGCCGTCGCGTATTTCGGCTCGGAGACGAGATCGACCAAGCCTTTAGAGGGGTAAGGAACTCCGATCTTTACCGGCTGCTCAAACACATCCTGGGCGAGTTCGACCATCCCCTGAAGCAGAGCGCTGCCTCCGGTTATCACGACACCTCCCGCGAACATCTCGTATCTGTCGCACTTCTTCATCTCTTCCTTCGCCATTTTGAGTATCTCCTCGACTCTCGGTTCGATGTAGGAGGCGAGCACAATCTTTGATATCTCCCGCGGTGGTCTTCCTCCGATGCTTTTCAGTTTAAAGTATTCGTCCTTGCTCACGAGTGACTGCTTGGCGAATCCGTGGCTGCATTTTATCTCTTCCGCCTGGTCTCGCGGAGTTCTCAGCATGTATGCGATGTCGTTGGTTATGTTTTCGCCTCCGAGACCTACAACTGCCGTATGACGTACCGCTCCTTTAAAGAAGAGGGCAACGTCGATCGTTCCGCCGCCGAAATCGAGCAGGGTAACTCCGAGCTCTTTCTCTTCATCATCGAGTACGGCGAAGCTGCTGGCGAGCGGTTCGAGAATCAGGTTATCGACGTTGATATCCGACTGGTTTACCGCCTTGACTATGTTTTTCGACGAAGTGGCTGAACAGGTTACGATATGCACCTTCGATTCCAATTTCATACCCGTAATTCCAATTGGAGATTTGATGCCGTACTCATCGTCAACCGCGTATTCCTGCGGCAGGACATGAAGTATCTCCCTGTCGAGACCTGTAAGAACAGCCATAGCGGCTTCCGTTACTCGCTCGATGTCATCCTCGCTAATCTCGCCGTGACGGATGCCACGCTTCGATTCGGACTTAGAGACCGCTATAACCGCATCGCTGTTCATACTTCTGATATGGCTTCCGCCTATGCCGATATGAGCGCCGTTGATGTTGACTCCCGCCATCCTCTCCGCCTCTTCTACCGCATTTCTGATAGAGCTGACGGTTTTGTCGAGATTGACGACAACTCCGCGTTTCAAGCCTAATGACGGCACCGTGCCGACGCCGAGAATGTTTAGATCTCCCGACGCTTCTATCTCCGCGATGATGGCGCAGATCTTCGTCGTCCCTATGTCAATTCCAGCAATTATTGAATCTTTCATATTCCCTGACTCCCTGTTTCAAGAACGTTCTTTTACTATCACCTGATTTTCAAAACGTAAATCCACATATTGATAACCCGACAAGCCGTCTCCCGGGTTGACCGTTGCGACAAGCGAGCGTATCCTGTCGATCTTATTTACAAAACCTGATTTTCCGAGATATATCCGTGTGCTGTTCTC includes:
- the ftsA gene encoding cell division protein FtsA, coding for MKDSIIAGIDIGTTKICAIIAEIEASGDLNILGVGTVPSLGLKRGVVVNLDKTVSSIRNAVEEAERMAGVNINGAHIGIGGSHIRSMNSDAVIAVSKSESKRGIRHGEISEDDIERVTEAAMAVLTGLDREILHVLPQEYAVDDEYGIKSPIGITGMKLESKVHIVTCSATSSKNIVKAVNQSDINVDNLILEPLASSFAVLDDEEKELGVTLLDFGGGTIDVALFFKGAVRHTAVVGLGGENITNDIAYMLRTPRDQAEEIKCSHGFAKQSLVSKDEYFKLKSIGGRPPREISKIVLASYIEPRVEEILKMAKEEMKKCDRYEMFAGGVVITGGSALLQGMVELAQDVFEQPVKIGVPYPSKGLVDLVSEPKYATALGLINYAVSPEGEVESYIPDEKPKFKKALGKLLNQVTDFFI